Genomic DNA from Streptomyces sp. GS7:
CCGCCGGCGACGGGGAGGCCGACATCCGGCGCACCTCCGTCGACGGCCAGAAGGACGGCAAGAGCAGCATCTCCACTGACACCCTCGCCATCGACACCCCGTCGAGCGGTCTGCGCCTGGCCGCGTACCAGCTCCGGCTCACCCTCTACCGCCGGCCCGCCACCCCGCTCACCCCCACCGTCTGGCGGCTGGGCGCGATGGGCTCGGACATCCCCGACCGCTTCGACGTGCCGGCGTCCAGGCCCGGCACCGTCGGCCGCGAGCTGCCCGTCCCCCGCTACTCGCAGGAGATCCACAAGGGCCAGTACCCCGAGTACGACAACGGGGGAGAGGCGTGGTGCAGCCCCACCTCCTCCGAGATGATCATCGAGTACTGGGGCCGCCGGCCCACCCGCGAGCAGCTCGCCTGGGTCGACCCCGCCTACGCCGACCCCCAGGTCTGCAACGCCGCCCGCCACACCTTCGACTACCAGTACAAGGGCTGCGGCAACTGGCCCTTCAACGCCGCCTACGCCGCCACCTACCGCGACATGCGGTCCGTCGTCACCCGCCTCGCCTCCCTCAACGACATCGAGCGCCTGGTCCACGCGGGCATCCCGGTCATCACCTCGCAGTCCTTCCTGAAGACCGAACTCGACGGCGCGGGCTACGGCACCGCCGGCCACCTGATGACCGTCATCGGCTTCACCAAGGCCGGCGACGTCATCGCCAACGACCCGGCCTCCCCGAACGACCCGGCCGTCCGTCGCGTCTACAAACGCCGGCAGTTCGAGAACATCTGGCTCAGGACGAAGCGCCACGACGCAAAAGGCCAGGTCAAGAGCGGTTCGGGAGGAGTCTGCTACCTCTACTTCCCGGCTGAGCCGGCACCAACTCAGCACCGGGTACTCGCGGAGCTGGGAATCCGCTGAGCATGTGCACCCCGAAGGCGGCCTCGACGACCTGACGACAGCGCTCACCGCCGTCGAGGGTGAGGCGCCCGTACCGGTCCACCGTGATCTTGATGGAGCTGTGCCCCATCCACCGCGACACCATCATGGATGGGCACACCGCTGCTCAGGGTCACGGTGGCCCACTTGTGCCTCAGGTCGTGCGGGTTGCAGTCGGGAAGCCCGAGGCGTTCGAGGGCGCGATCCCAGGACTTACGAAAGAGGTCCGGATGGATCATTCCCTCGGCTTGATTCCGTATAGGGAGCCGTTCAACAAGCGGCTCCAGGGAGTCGGGCGCGGGTATGTCGCGCCACTCGCCCCCTTTCCGATGCTTCAGGGGTGCAGAGAGGGCAACGTACTCACCTGAAGAATTCTTGATGCGCACCACTTGCCGTCGGCAACGCAAGGTACCGTCGAGGATGTCCTCCGGAGATACGTCCAACGACTCACCAATGCGCAATCCGCAACGGGCATGACGGGATTTTCGGGCATCTCGGCCGGCTTGACCGGATTCTCGCGGATCCTTTTGTGTCGTACGGCATGAGAAAACAAGCCGAACCGTGATCGGGGCGGACTCGTGGATGATCGAGTCCCACTTGGGGTCTTCGCGGCTGTCGGATCAGGGAAAATAGTTCAGTGCCCGAGGCTCTGACTTGGGCACTGAATTCCTTTCTGCGCAGCATTGGATCGCGGATTTGCGCACCCGTCTGTTGAGCGCGCAGGTCCTGTTAGGGCGCCACGCGTCAGACTGCGACCGAGTGGCCGTCAGGAGCGGCCGCGGTCAGTCGAGTTCCGAGGAGGGCACGGTATGGATGTGTCGCCGGTCGGGGTGTGGAGTACGGCGTTCACGCACGGTGACCCCGAGCGAGCGCGGGTGGCGGCCTGTGAGCTGGAGGACCTCGGCTACGGCACACTGTGGCTGGGCGGCGTTCCCGGCGGCAACCCGAGCGGGGACCTGCGCAGCAGTCTCAACCTCCTCACGGCGACCCGGTACGTGGTCGTCGCCCCGTCCTGCGTCTCCATTTGGAGCCTTCCACCCGGTCGGCTCGCCTTTGCCTACCGTGGGCTTCCCGCACCGTATCGGCAACGGACACTGGTGGGCCTGGCCGTCAGTCACGCGGAGATCGCCGCGGCCTACCGGCGCCCCTACGCGGCGATGTCCGCCTACCTCGACGCGCTGGACACCTCCGCCGGTTCGCTGCCGAAGGCCGCGCGGATCCTGGGCGCGCACCGGCCCCTGATGACCCGGCTCGCCGCCGACCGGACCGCTGGTGTGCAGCCCTACCTGGTACCGCCGTCGCACACCGCCCGGGTACGCGCTGCGCTGGGGGCGGGGCCGCTCCTCGCTCCGGTGCTGACGTCCGTGGTGGACACCGACCCGGTCACCGCCCGTGCCACGGCGCGGCGGGCAATCAGCCCCTATCTCACGAAGACCAACTACGTACGCACCTGGTTGGAAGGCGGGTTCACCCGGGGCGACCTTGCCGACGGTGGCAGCGACCGCTTCGTCGACTCGCTGGTGGCGTGGGGGTCCGCCGACGTCGTCGCGCGGCGTGTCCTGGCACATCTGGAGGCGGGCGCGGACCACGTCGCCCTCCAGGTCGTCACCGACACTCCGCATGCCTTCCCCCTCACCGCGTGGCGTGCCGTGGCCGAATCCCTGCCCCCTGCCTAGAACTGCCTGGCGTTGGGCGAAGCCCCCGCACCGGCCCGGCAGTACGTTCCAGACTGTTCGTTGCGGCCGGGAAGTCTCACGTTCGGGCGGCAGTGGTCAGCCGGGCGGGAGATGGAACAGTTCACGGACACGGCCGATAAGGAGGGGGGTTCCGAGAACCGTGACGAGGCCGCCGGCCCCGACGAGTTCGGTGGCGTGGCGGAGCGCGTCAGCGGTCTCCTGCCGTACGGACAGTTCTCGGCGCGTCGCCAAGGCGGTGCGCATCGCGTCCGGGACCGCTTCGTTGGGGTGCCCGACCCGGGTCAGTACCACCGGCCAGTCAGCGGGCAGCGGCTCAAGCATGGTTGCCACGTTCTTGTACTTGAGGGTGCCGAAGACGAGGGCCGTGTGCTCAGCGGCGCGGGATTCTCGCAGGATTTCCGGGGCCACGGTCGCTGCACCCTGGTGGTTGGCGGCAACGTCGAGCAGCAGGCGGCCGGTCCAGGAGCCGAGGCGGGCCGGTGCCAGCAGTTCGAGGCGGCCGGGCCAGCGGGTCGCGGCAAGGCCGCCGCGCAGAGCCTCCTCCGGGATACCTCGGATCAGTCCTCGTTCGGCCAGCGAGTCGATGCCCGCTACAGCAAGAGCCAGATTGTGATGCTGGTGTTCTCCGCGGAGCGGACAGGGCAATTCCCGGTGGACGGCATATGGGGTGACGACGTCCAGCACGGTGCGAGCATCACGGGCCATGCGTGGCCGGTAGCGGACTTCCTGGTGGATGCGCCAGACGGTCAGCTCCGTGTGGTTGCCGAGGACGACGTCTACGGCCTTGGCCGCCTCCTCGGGCAGCTCGCCGAGCACGACATGATCGCCGTCTCGCACAATGCCTGCCTTGTTCCGTGCGATCTCGCCCAGGGTGTTGCCCAGCAGATGCTCGTGGTCCAGTCCCACTCCGGTAATGACCTTCACCCCGGTGTCGAAGCAGTTGACCGCGGTGCGCCGGCCCCCGATGCTCGCTTCCATGACGGCCAAGTCCACTTCCGAGCAGGCGAAATGCCCCGCGGCTGCGGCTGCATGCACTGCTCCCGCATTGACCGAAAGGCCCGTACTCCTCAGGGTGTCGTCGACCTTCGCGAAGGCTCGGTGACATGCGGTGGGAGAGATGGGCACTCCGTTGATGCGGATGCGTTCGGTGACCCGCTGCAGGTGCGGGCTGGGCATGCTTCCGATCCGCAGCCCGGCCGCAGCCAACGCTGAGACGGCGAACGCGCAGGTCGAACCCTTCCCGTTGGTGCCGACGACCGTCATGCCCCGCAGGTTGCGTCCCGGGTCACCGAGGGCTTTGAGAAGTTGGGGCATCGCACCCGTGCCCGCTCCGTTGAACTGATATCGACCGATGATCTCTTCACAGGCCAGTTCTTCTCTTATTGCCAACTGTGCCACCTCGCAACCAGTGTGGGGAGGGGGATGAATTCGTGCTCGGAGTGTGGTCAACCGGCGTTTGTCTTCAGGATGGCCCGAGCGAGAGCTACCACCTCCCACGTGTCGCAGTCGATAGACACTCCGCCGACATCAGGCACGTACCGCAGGGCAAGAGAATGGGTCAGTACACGGATCGGCAGGCCCGTCAACACTCCGTGCCGAGCGAGGGCCAGCGCAAGACCTCGTCGCACAGCTGCGGTCCGGTATGCGGCGAACAGCGGATTGTCCCGGCCCTGTGTCTCCAACATGACCGCGCCCTCGGTCCCGGAACCAGCCGCCTGGCGCAGCAACTCCGCAACCGTCTCCTGCCGCACGAAGGGAAGATCCGCAGCCAGAACCACCACGAACGGTGCACACACCCAGCTCGCTCCCGCAGCCAGCGCCGCCAGCGGCCCGCCGTGCACCGGACTCTCCTGCACATGACGTACGGGGCGGACCGTGGCCCGGTGCGGGCCCACCACAATCGTCCTCCCCGCCCCGCCACATGCCTGAAGTGCCCGATCGAGCAACGACATGCCACCAACGGACACCATCGGCTTGTCCGCTCCGCCCAAACGCCGGCCTCGCCCTCCCGCCAGCACCACCGCGTCGTAGCACTCACCCGTGTCGTCTGCGGGCA
This window encodes:
- a CDS encoding peptidase C39 family protein, which encodes MTSSAPRRTVLAAALAAAAGAATPLALAAFEPGPAAPTAATTPEAAAPHRPKSLVDYHAWTTAADWNHGRGEGVAVLRGPRPGVRIGRPAGIAVYHDPHTGRAAPWEYATWTGPVYRLAVPATEVVASWNAHTPAGTWIAVELRGTYSDGGHTPWYVMGRWTAGDGEADIRRTSVDGQKDGKSSISTDTLAIDTPSSGLRLAAYQLRLTLYRRPATPLTPTVWRLGAMGSDIPDRFDVPASRPGTVGRELPVPRYSQEIHKGQYPEYDNGGEAWCSPTSSEMIIEYWGRRPTREQLAWVDPAYADPQVCNAARHTFDYQYKGCGNWPFNAAYAATYRDMRSVVTRLASLNDIERLVHAGIPVITSQSFLKTELDGAGYGTAGHLMTVIGFTKAGDVIANDPASPNDPAVRRVYKRRQFENIWLRTKRHDAKGQVKSGSGGVCYLYFPAEPAPTQHRVLAELGIR
- a CDS encoding TIGR03620 family F420-dependent LLM class oxidoreductase is translated as MDVSPVGVWSTAFTHGDPERARVAACELEDLGYGTLWLGGVPGGNPSGDLRSSLNLLTATRYVVVAPSCVSIWSLPPGRLAFAYRGLPAPYRQRTLVGLAVSHAEIAAAYRRPYAAMSAYLDALDTSAGSLPKAARILGAHRPLMTRLAADRTAGVQPYLVPPSHTARVRAALGAGPLLAPVLTSVVDTDPVTARATARRAISPYLTKTNYVRTWLEGGFTRGDLADGGSDRFVDSLVAWGSADVVARRVLAHLEAGADHVALQVVTDTPHAFPLTAWRAVAESLPPA
- a CDS encoding bifunctional folylpolyglutamate synthase/dihydrofolate synthase, yielding MGGGSSRSGHPEDKRRLTTLRARIHPPPHTGCEVAQLAIREELACEEIIGRYQFNGAGTGAMPQLLKALGDPGRNLRGMTVVGTNGKGSTCAFAVSALAAAGLRIGSMPSPHLQRVTERIRINGVPISPTACHRAFAKVDDTLRSTGLSVNAGAVHAAAAAGHFACSEVDLAVMEASIGGRRTAVNCFDTGVKVITGVGLDHEHLLGNTLGEIARNKAGIVRDGDHVVLGELPEEAAKAVDVVLGNHTELTVWRIHQEVRYRPRMARDARTVLDVVTPYAVHRELPCPLRGEHQHHNLALAVAGIDSLAERGLIRGIPEEALRGGLAATRWPGRLELLAPARLGSWTGRLLLDVAANHQGAATVAPEILRESRAAEHTALVFGTLKYKNVATMLEPLPADWPVVLTRVGHPNEAVPDAMRTALATRRELSVRQETADALRHATELVGAGGLVTVLGTPLLIGRVRELFHLPPG
- the mobA gene encoding molybdenum cofactor guanylyltransferase; this translates as MPADDTGECYDAVVLAGGRGRRLGGADKPMVSVGGMSLLDRALQACGGAGRTIVVGPHRATVRPVRHVQESPVHGGPLAALAAGASWVCAPFVVVLAADLPFVRQETVAELLRQAAGSGTEGAVMLETQGRDNPLFAAYRTAAVRRGLALALARHGVLTGLPIRVLTHSLALRYVPDVGGVSIDCDTWEVVALARAILKTNAG